From Streptomyces sp. NBC_00683, one genomic window encodes:
- a CDS encoding TetR/AcrR family transcriptional regulator, whose amino-acid sequence MSVQERKERERAVRERLIVATARELAEQQGWDAVTTRRLAERIEYSQPVLYSHFRGKREIIGAVALEGAAEMAAALRAATSAADGPRARVTALARAYLEFAERNPAVYDAMFQLDGGLAFADEETPEPLKDAFAALLETLGEVAGDGVHPGLFTEVFWASLHGLATLTRAGRLPAGNAGQRAELVVDRLAVI is encoded by the coding sequence ATGTCGGTACAGGAACGCAAGGAGCGCGAACGGGCGGTCCGCGAGCGCCTCATCGTGGCGACGGCCCGCGAACTCGCCGAGCAGCAGGGCTGGGACGCGGTCACCACCCGCCGCCTCGCCGAGCGCATCGAGTACAGCCAGCCCGTCCTCTACAGCCACTTCCGCGGCAAGCGCGAGATCATCGGCGCCGTCGCCCTGGAGGGCGCTGCCGAGATGGCCGCGGCGCTGCGGGCCGCGACCTCCGCCGCGGACGGCCCGCGCGCCCGGGTCACCGCTCTCGCCCGCGCCTACCTGGAATTCGCCGAGCGCAATCCGGCGGTCTACGACGCCATGTTCCAGCTCGACGGCGGCCTGGCGTTCGCGGACGAGGAGACCCCGGAGCCGCTGAAGGACGCCTTCGCCGCCCTGCTGGAGACTCTCGGTGAGGTCGCCGGGGACGGCGTCCACCCGGGACTGTTCACCGAGGTGTTCTGGGCGTCCCTGCACGGGCTGGCGACCCTGACCCGGGCGGGACGGCTGCCCGCGGGGAACGCCGGACAGAGAGCCGAGCTGGTGGTGGACCGGCTCGCCGTGATCTGA
- a CDS encoding DUF1772 domain-containing protein, translating into MLNALEVFTTVIVGLMVGVEFSVAFVMNRIFNALPEDSGQLGRAHGGRMLGAVMPVWYIGSLVLVAVWAVAGWSHDGAGLVVTAGGLLILSVIMSILLLVPINNRSKTWTPDNRPADWKQQTNRWDRFHYVRVAVIVAAFALLVAALA; encoded by the coding sequence ATGCTCAACGCACTCGAGGTGTTCACCACTGTGATCGTCGGCCTGATGGTGGGGGTGGAGTTCTCCGTCGCCTTCGTCATGAACCGGATCTTCAACGCACTCCCCGAGGACAGTGGCCAGCTCGGCCGTGCGCACGGGGGCCGGATGCTCGGCGCCGTGATGCCGGTCTGGTACATCGGCTCGCTCGTCCTCGTCGCGGTCTGGGCCGTCGCCGGATGGAGCCACGACGGTGCCGGACTCGTCGTCACCGCCGGCGGGCTGCTGATCCTCAGCGTGATCATGTCCATCCTGCTGCTCGTCCCGATCAACAACCGGAGCAAGACGTGGACCCCTGACAACCGGCCCGCCGACTGGAAGCAGCAGACGAACCGCTGGGACCGCTTCCATTACGTCCGCGTCGCCGTCATCGTCGCCGCCTTCGCTCTGCTGGTCGCCGCCCTCGCCTGA
- a CDS encoding SRPBCC domain-containing protein → MSEDRIERETLIEAPLERVWSLVAQPGFWVADKASLPGTVAEEGAVMIAKHPEHGDFPVRVEKVEPPTYLAYRWTSAFPGEELRENNSTLVEFTLAQEGDRTRLRVVESGFAALAGSQELRSQNLKDHSGGWPLELDALKARAEQPST, encoded by the coding sequence ATGAGCGAGGACCGGATCGAACGCGAAACCCTGATCGAGGCCCCCCTGGAACGGGTCTGGTCACTGGTGGCCCAGCCCGGGTTCTGGGTGGCCGACAAGGCGAGCCTGCCCGGCACGGTGGCCGAGGAAGGGGCAGTGATGATCGCGAAGCACCCCGAGCACGGCGACTTCCCGGTACGCGTGGAGAAGGTCGAGCCGCCGACGTACCTGGCGTACCGCTGGACCAGCGCTTTCCCCGGGGAGGAGCTGCGCGAGAACAACAGCACCCTCGTGGAGTTCACCCTGGCCCAGGAGGGCGACCGGACGCGGCTGCGCGTCGTCGAGAGCGGGTTCGCGGCGCTGGCGGGTTCCCAGGAGCTGCGCAGCCAGAACCTCAAGGACCACAGCGGAGGCTGGCCCCTGGAGCTCGACGCGCTCAAGGCCCGAGCGGAACAGCCCTCCACGTGA
- a CDS encoding ArsR/SmtB family transcription factor, with protein sequence MTEEPPGAAEVVDSVLGALADPTRRRLLDLLAAQGESTATTLAEGLPVSRQAVVKHLAVLDAAGLVTGGRVGREVRYTVRPAALDATARWMATLATDWDRRLADIKRVAEAAEAAERDSPSTRPD encoded by the coding sequence GTGACGGAAGAACCTCCCGGCGCGGCCGAGGTCGTCGACAGCGTCCTCGGCGCACTGGCCGATCCGACGCGACGCCGGCTGCTCGATCTGCTCGCCGCACAGGGCGAGTCCACAGCGACGACGCTCGCCGAGGGGCTCCCCGTCTCACGCCAGGCGGTGGTCAAGCACCTCGCCGTTCTGGATGCCGCCGGTCTGGTGACCGGTGGCCGGGTCGGACGCGAGGTCCGTTACACGGTGCGGCCCGCAGCGCTGGACGCGACGGCGCGGTGGATGGCCACGCTCGCCACCGACTGGGACCGGCGGCTGGCCGACATCAAACGCGTCGCGGAGGCAGCCGAGGCGGCCGAGCGGGATTCGCCCTCGACACGACCAGACTGA
- a CDS encoding alpha/beta fold hydrolase: MTAAGAPPIIFVHGTRFSAGQWSPQLAALQEDFRVVAVDLPGHGTRSAQPWSLNAATEIIASAVDSLDCGPALVVGHSLGGYASLEFARRCPERLRGLVLAGASASTRGPWARPYRWAAGLVPRIPADRLTRLNDRLLRRLYPPEVVDATIRSGYAFHTLPAAWGEVLGRFDAGAMRHVAAPVLILNGEKDTVFRSGESDFARAHPYARVELIPRAGHLANFDDPKAFTDAVRRFAQQLPAPS; this comes from the coding sequence ATGACGGCAGCGGGTGCACCGCCCATCATCTTCGTACACGGGACGCGGTTCAGCGCGGGACAGTGGAGTCCACAGCTCGCCGCACTCCAAGAGGACTTCCGGGTGGTTGCCGTCGACCTGCCCGGACACGGCACCCGTTCCGCCCAGCCCTGGAGCCTGAACGCGGCGACGGAGATCATCGCTTCAGCGGTGGACTCGCTCGACTGCGGACCGGCTCTCGTCGTCGGCCACTCGCTCGGCGGATACGCCTCGTTGGAGTTCGCGCGGCGCTGCCCCGAGCGGCTGCGAGGGCTCGTCCTCGCCGGGGCCAGCGCCTCGACCCGTGGCCCGTGGGCAAGGCCGTACCGGTGGGCCGCCGGGCTCGTCCCTCGCATACCGGCGGACAGGCTGACCCGGTTGAACGACCGGTTGCTGCGCCGGCTCTACCCACCCGAGGTGGTGGACGCGACCATCCGTTCCGGTTACGCCTTCCACACCCTGCCGGCCGCCTGGGGCGAGGTGCTGGGCCGCTTCGACGCAGGTGCGATGCGTCATGTGGCGGCTCCCGTGCTCATCCTGAACGGCGAGAAGGACACGGTCTTCCGGTCCGGTGAGTCGGACTTCGCCCGTGCCCATCCGTACGCCCGCGTCGAATTGATCCCGCGGGCAGGGCATCTCGCGAACTTCGACGATCCAAAGGCCTTCACCGATGCGGTCCGTCGCTTCGCCCAGCAGCTGCCTGCTCCTAGCTGA
- a CDS encoding TetR/AcrR family transcriptional regulator, with translation MTARAEAPKATRGRIDKRRAILDAAFTVFTRRGYAQACMQEIADEAGVAKPTLYNHLQDKESVFRAAMETVAESVAAENVAAVERLRNPGPDLRADLDAVSRRMLKVCCSERSQALRRLAFAAAADFPDLLESVHSRTALGLGEALADRLARLSLTGRLRPCDPAVAAEQFLALLTGPLEACSRLGTRKVPAARTAAIAAAAVDTFLRAYGPAEAG, from the coding sequence GTGACGGCACGAGCGGAAGCACCGAAGGCCACGCGGGGGCGGATCGACAAGCGGCGCGCCATTCTGGACGCGGCGTTCACCGTCTTCACCCGCCGCGGGTACGCCCAGGCATGCATGCAGGAGATCGCGGACGAGGCGGGCGTGGCCAAGCCGACGCTCTACAACCATCTGCAGGACAAGGAATCGGTCTTCCGGGCCGCAATGGAGACCGTGGCGGAGTCCGTCGCCGCCGAGAACGTCGCCGCCGTGGAACGACTGCGGAATCCGGGTCCCGACCTGCGGGCCGACCTCGATGCCGTGTCCCGCCGGATGCTCAAGGTCTGCTGCTCCGAGCGCTCCCAGGCGCTGCGACGGCTCGCCTTCGCCGCGGCCGCCGACTTCCCCGACCTGCTCGAAAGCGTGCACAGCCGTACCGCGCTCGGCCTCGGTGAGGCGCTGGCCGACCGGCTGGCACGGCTCTCGCTGACCGGCCGGCTGCGCCCCTGTGACCCGGCGGTGGCTGCCGAACAGTTCCTCGCCCTGCTCACGGGTCCGCTGGAGGCCTGCTCCCGCTTGGGCACCCGCAAGGTCCCGGCCGCCAGGACCGCCGCGATCGCGGCAGCCGCCGTCGACACCTTCCTCCGGGCGTACGGGCCCGCGGAGGCCGGCTGA
- a CDS encoding Dabb family protein: MIVNILRFSFKDGIGPEGEEAVLAAMRRTAMVESVSFSTVGSDLGDPAEGFTHGYLTGIADLAALERYMYDPVHLAGDFDIIPRLARLHAVRFTDDGDPRIGSEIFAMHRRKLAAYPEWEKLLDSIPDSQLT; encoded by the coding sequence ATGATCGTCAACATCCTGAGGTTCAGCTTCAAGGACGGCATCGGACCGGAGGGCGAGGAAGCCGTACTGGCCGCGATGCGAAGGACCGCAATGGTGGAGTCGGTGTCCTTCTCCACCGTCGGATCGGACCTGGGCGACCCGGCCGAGGGCTTCACCCACGGGTACCTCACGGGGATCGCGGACCTGGCGGCCCTGGAGCGCTACATGTACGACCCGGTGCATCTGGCCGGGGACTTCGACATCATTCCGCGCCTGGCCCGGCTGCACGCGGTCCGCTTCACCGACGACGGTGACCCGCGGATCGGCTCGGAGATCTTCGCAATGCACCGCCGGAAGCTCGCCGCCTACCCGGAGTGGGAGAAGCTGCTCGACTCGATCCCGGACTCGCAGCTGACCTAG
- a CDS encoding DUF1996 domain-containing protein, translating into MRRYPVPLYTLLVNALVVVLAAALSLTVSAQQAQAATVTVQAESHAAQSGVVLEGTADTGGGQNAAFLADGDWMRFDNVDLGAAGRLTVSARIASAVGSGTVEFRTGSLTGPLLAVIPVSPTGGWQTWATQATDVTAHPTGAQTVFAALRSTAAGDFVNINWFSFVGAGDSPAAGWVPIDQAKWDAQLAQFRAMTPAAVPAGIVRVPEFNATCTYSHSKPDDPIVLPGLPGASHMHSFFGNKSTDAFTTTQSLLTNTPTSCTPANDLSAYWIPTLYEGDNAVEAEGMIVYYGSRLVDPSATVPFPQGFRMIAGSAKTQTPTPAGSPGQYWCAGEGGEIGRSADGNWPRCAPKAHLTHQLVFPDCWDGKNLDSPDHKSHVATTYDGKCSGAYPVAIPNLSFVVSYPTSGSTAGFRLASGMASSIHGDFFNAWDNAALGHRVKDCINQKAKCNSAGTF; encoded by the coding sequence ATGCGCAGATACCCCGTCCCTCTGTACACACTGTTGGTGAACGCTCTGGTGGTCGTGCTGGCCGCTGCCCTGAGCCTGACCGTCTCGGCCCAGCAGGCGCAGGCCGCGACGGTCACCGTCCAGGCCGAGTCCCACGCAGCCCAGTCGGGTGTCGTGTTGGAAGGGACCGCGGACACCGGAGGCGGGCAGAACGCCGCCTTCCTCGCCGACGGCGACTGGATGCGCTTCGACAACGTCGACCTCGGCGCGGCCGGCCGGCTGACGGTGTCGGCCCGCATCGCCTCCGCCGTCGGCTCGGGCACGGTCGAATTCCGGACCGGCAGCCTGACCGGACCACTGCTCGCCGTCATACCGGTCTCCCCGACCGGTGGTTGGCAGACCTGGGCGACCCAGGCCACTGACGTCACCGCCCATCCCACCGGTGCGCAGACGGTGTTCGCCGCGCTGCGCAGCACGGCGGCCGGTGACTTCGTCAACATCAACTGGTTCTCCTTCGTCGGCGCGGGCGACAGCCCGGCGGCCGGATGGGTCCCCATCGACCAGGCCAAGTGGGACGCCCAGTTGGCGCAGTTCCGTGCGATGACGCCCGCCGCGGTGCCCGCCGGTATCGTCCGGGTTCCGGAGTTCAACGCCACCTGCACCTACAGTCACTCCAAGCCGGACGACCCCATCGTCCTGCCGGGCCTGCCCGGTGCGTCCCACATGCACAGCTTCTTCGGCAACAAGAGCACCGACGCGTTCACCACGACCCAGTCGCTGCTGACCAACACACCCACCAGTTGCACCCCTGCCAACGACCTCTCGGCGTACTGGATCCCGACCTTGTACGAAGGCGACAACGCCGTCGAAGCCGAGGGCATGATCGTGTACTACGGTTCCCGGCTCGTCGACCCCTCGGCGACTGTGCCCTTCCCGCAGGGGTTCCGCATGATCGCGGGCAGCGCCAAGACCCAGACGCCCACCCCGGCGGGCTCTCCCGGCCAATACTGGTGCGCCGGCGAGGGCGGTGAGATCGGCCGCAGCGCCGACGGCAACTGGCCGCGCTGTGCCCCGAAGGCCCATCTCACCCACCAACTCGTCTTCCCCGACTGCTGGGACGGCAAGAACCTCGACAGTCCCGACCACAAGTCGCACGTGGCGACCACCTACGACGGCAAGTGCAGCGGCGCCTACCCCGTCGCCATCCCCAACCTCTCCTTCGTCGTCAGCTACCCGACCAGCGGCAGCACCGCGGGCTTCCGACTGGCATCGGGCATGGCATCGTCCATCCATGGCGACTTCTTCAACGCCTGGGACAACGCCGCTCTCGGGCACCGCGTGAAGGACTGCATCAACCAAAAGGCCAAGTGCAACTCGGCCGGTACGTTCTGA
- a CDS encoding discoidin domain-containing protein produces the protein MPALLRRFGLLLALAASLLAFLTLPAPSAQAAEVLLSQAKPATASSTEGVFDARSAVDGDPGTRWSSAFADPQWIQIDLGASAGISRVVLNWEAAYGTAFRIEVSSDAASWTTVHQTTTGTGGTQNLTVSGTGRYVRMYGTQRATAYGYSLWEFQVYGTAGAGGPGGDAGQLLSYGRPGAASSSQHDQNCWECTPARAFDRDPASRWSTSSTTGWTDPGWISVDLGATAQIDKVVLQWDPAYAKSFQIQVSSNGADWTPIYSTTSGTGFKQTLAVSGTGRYVRMYGTQRATPYGYSLWEFQVYGTGGAPIQPPPLPSDPANPPRLVWSDDFDGAAGGRPDSSKWRADPGTGPNNELEYYTDHRNAALDGAGHLVMEARKEATAGSSCPPDPLSGSTTCQYTSARMNTGATFQFTYGRVEARIKVPKGNGLWPAFWMMGGDFLTGRPWPYNGEVDIMEVLGKDVKTSYSTVHAPAYNGGGGIGAPYTLPGNADFSDDFHTWAADWNSRGITYSLDGRIVFSLDKDQVEQTRGPWIFDHPHYVILNLAVGGDWPGPTDAGTPFPAKMLVDYVRVYQ, from the coding sequence ATGCCAGCGCTGCTGCGTCGCTTCGGCTTACTTCTGGCCCTCGCGGCCTCACTGCTCGCTTTCCTCACTCTCCCCGCCCCTTCCGCTCAGGCGGCGGAGGTCCTGCTCTCTCAGGCGAAGCCCGCCACCGCCTCGAGTACCGAGGGAGTCTTCGACGCTCGGAGCGCCGTGGACGGCGACCCCGGGACGCGCTGGTCCAGCGCCTTCGCCGACCCGCAGTGGATTCAGATCGACCTCGGGGCAAGTGCCGGGATCAGCCGGGTCGTCCTCAACTGGGAAGCCGCGTACGGCACGGCGTTCAGGATCGAGGTGTCGAGCGACGCGGCGAGTTGGACCACCGTCCACCAGACGACCACGGGCACGGGCGGCACCCAGAACCTGACGGTCTCCGGCACCGGCCGCTATGTGCGCATGTACGGGACACAGCGCGCCACCGCCTACGGCTACTCGCTGTGGGAGTTCCAGGTGTACGGCACTGCTGGTGCCGGCGGCCCCGGCGGTGACGCCGGCCAACTGCTCTCCTACGGCAGGCCGGGCGCGGCTTCTTCTTCCCAGCACGACCAGAACTGCTGGGAGTGCACACCCGCCAGGGCGTTCGACCGGGATCCGGCCTCCCGCTGGTCCACGAGCTCGACCACGGGATGGACCGATCCAGGCTGGATCTCCGTCGACCTCGGTGCGACGGCGCAGATCGACAAGGTCGTCCTGCAGTGGGATCCGGCCTATGCCAAGTCCTTCCAGATCCAGGTCTCGTCGAACGGAGCCGACTGGACCCCCATCTATTCGACGACGTCCGGCACGGGCTTCAAGCAGACGCTGGCCGTCTCCGGCACCGGCCGCTACGTGCGCATGTACGGGACACAGCGCGCCACCCCTTACGGCTACTCGCTGTGGGAATTCCAGGTGTACGGCACCGGCGGCGCTCCGATACAGCCTCCGCCCCTGCCCAGTGACCCCGCGAACCCGCCACGGCTGGTGTGGAGCGACGACTTCGACGGCGCCGCAGGCGGCAGGCCCGACTCCTCGAAGTGGAGGGCCGATCCGGGCACCGGACCGAACAACGAGCTGGAGTACTACACCGACCACCGCAACGCCGCACTGGACGGGGCGGGACACCTGGTGATGGAAGCACGCAAGGAGGCCACCGCCGGATCGTCGTGCCCGCCCGACCCGCTGAGCGGCAGCACCACCTGTCAGTACACCTCGGCGCGGATGAACACCGGCGCGACGTTCCAGTTCACCTACGGGCGCGTCGAAGCCCGCATCAAGGTGCCCAAGGGCAACGGTCTGTGGCCCGCGTTCTGGATGATGGGCGGCGACTTCCTGACGGGCCGGCCGTGGCCGTACAACGGCGAGGTCGACATCATGGAGGTCCTCGGCAAGGACGTGAAGACCTCCTACTCGACCGTCCACGCGCCCGCCTACAACGGCGGAGGCGGAATCGGCGCGCCGTACACACTGCCCGGGAACGCCGACTTCTCCGACGACTTCCACACCTGGGCTGCCGACTGGAACAGCAGAGGCATCACCTACAGCCTGGACGGCCGGATTGTCTTCTCCCTGGACAAGGATCAGGTGGAACAGACACGCGGACCGTGGATCTTCGACCACCCCCACTACGTGATCCTCAACCTGGCGGTCGGAGGCGACTGGCCAGGCCCGACGGACGCCGGCACCCCCTTCCCCGCCAAGATGCTCGTCGACTACGTGCGGGTCTATCAGTAG
- a CDS encoding LacI family DNA-binding transcriptional regulator gives MKRPTLEVVAARAGVSKSSVSRVINGETTVAPEIRDVVMRAVDELGYVPNGAARNLVTRRTDTIAVVVSDPPQGVVSDDPLFSAVVRAVSRELETSGKRLVLMLAESDRSRTRVVQYIAGGHVDGVLLVALHGTDPLPAALARQGLPVVSFNRTSAQEVPYVALDNAGGATLAVRHLLERGRRRIATITGPLELYEARERLDGYRRTLRDTGRRSIVALGDFTRASGAEAMRQLLEDDPDLDAVFAANDLMAIGALRTLRQAGRRVPEDVAVIGFDDIEAASYTSPALTSVRSPMADQATAAVHLLLGLIDGGPTGPVIMPNELVVREST, from the coding sequence ATGAAACGCCCCACTCTCGAAGTGGTCGCCGCCCGAGCGGGCGTGTCCAAATCGAGCGTCTCCCGTGTCATCAACGGCGAGACGACGGTCGCCCCGGAGATCCGAGACGTCGTCATGCGCGCTGTGGACGAGTTGGGCTACGTGCCCAACGGTGCCGCACGCAATCTCGTCACCCGCCGCACGGACACCATCGCCGTGGTGGTCTCCGACCCGCCTCAGGGAGTCGTCTCCGACGACCCCCTCTTCTCCGCCGTGGTCCGCGCCGTCAGCAGAGAGCTCGAGACGTCGGGCAAACGGCTCGTGCTCATGCTCGCGGAATCGGACCGGAGCCGGACCAGAGTGGTGCAGTACATCGCCGGCGGGCATGTGGACGGCGTGCTCCTGGTCGCCCTGCACGGTACGGATCCGTTGCCGGCCGCACTGGCCCGGCAGGGCCTGCCTGTCGTGTCCTTCAACCGCACCTCCGCACAGGAGGTCCCGTACGTGGCGCTGGACAACGCCGGCGGAGCGACGCTGGCCGTGCGTCATCTCCTGGAGCGCGGTCGGCGCCGGATCGCCACCATCACCGGGCCGCTCGAACTGTACGAGGCGCGTGAGCGCCTCGATGGCTACCGCCGGACGCTGCGTGACACCGGCCGTCGCTCCATCGTGGCACTGGGCGACTTCACCAGAGCCTCCGGCGCCGAAGCCATGCGGCAGCTCCTGGAGGACGATCCGGACCTCGACGCGGTGTTCGCAGCCAACGACCTGATGGCGATCGGAGCCCTGCGCACCCTCCGTCAAGCGGGCCGACGCGTCCCCGAAGACGTGGCGGTCATCGGCTTCGACGACATAGAAGCCGCGTCCTACACCAGTCCCGCGCTCACCTCGGTGCGCAGCCCGATGGCCGACCAGGCGACCGCCGCCGTCCACCTGCTCCTCGGCCTGATCGACGGCGGCCCCACAGGGCCGGTGATCATGCCGAACGAACTCGTGGTGCGCGAATCGACCTGA
- a CDS encoding Dabb family protein, protein MRRRTLDFSAVGPGLGDPAEGFTHGCLTGIADLAALERYMYDPVHLAGDFDIIPRLARLHAVRFTDDGDPRIGSEIFAMHRRKLAAYPEWEKLLDSIPDSSLT, encoded by the coding sequence GTGCGTCGGAGGACTCTGGACTTCTCCGCCGTCGGACCGGGCCTGGGCGACCCGGCCGAGGGCTTCACCCACGGGTGCCTGACGGGGATCGCGGACCTGGCGGCCCTGGAGCGCTACATGTACGACCCGGTGCATCTGGCCGGGGACTTCGACATCATTCCGCGCCTGGCCCGGCTGCACGCGGTCCGCTTCACCGACGACGGTGACCCGCGGATCGGCTCGGAGATCTTCGCAATGCACCGCCGGAAGCTCGCCGCCTACCCGGAGTGGGAGAAGCTGCTCGACTCGATCCCGGACTCGAGTCTGACCTGA
- a CDS encoding DinB family protein: MIDEFAKDNLHERLRRDREALLWKLDGLSEYDARRPLTATGTNLLGLVKHVATVEARYFGEVFDRPSPEPLCRWQDSDGSDHWAAENETRDQIVGFYRRTWEHSDATINELALDAPGHVPWWPEPYVNTSLFAVMVHVLGETIRHAGHADILREGVDGRTGVRAENEQPIDEEARAAYFAKIERAARTTAPTKA, translated from the coding sequence ATGATCGATGAGTTCGCGAAGGACAACCTGCACGAGAGACTGCGGCGGGACCGTGAGGCGCTGCTCTGGAAGCTCGACGGCCTGTCCGAATACGACGCGCGCCGGCCTCTGACAGCGACCGGGACCAACCTCCTCGGCCTGGTCAAACACGTGGCCACGGTCGAGGCCAGGTACTTCGGTGAGGTCTTCGACCGCCCTTCTCCGGAACCGCTGTGCCGGTGGCAGGACTCCGACGGCAGCGATCACTGGGCGGCCGAGAACGAGACGCGCGATCAGATCGTCGGGTTCTACCGGCGCACGTGGGAACACTCGGACGCGACGATCAACGAGCTTGCCCTCGATGCCCCCGGCCACGTGCCCTGGTGGCCGGAGCCTTATGTGAACACGAGCCTGTTCGCCGTCATGGTCCATGTCCTCGGCGAGACCATCCGGCATGCCGGGCACGCCGACATCCTGCGCGAGGGCGTCGACGGCCGGACCGGGGTGCGCGCCGAAAACGAGCAGCCGATCGACGAGGAAGCCCGTGCCGCCTACTTCGCGAAGATCGAGCGGGCCGCCAGAACGACCGCACCGACCAAGGCTTAG
- a CDS encoding DinB family protein: MTSPGPVTRDLLETFDDVRSRTLARLDGLTDAEYLWEPVASCLTLRTAADGVSRADPRPAPDVQPAPFATIGWRIWHIGADCLRAYGRYFEDEFEAGDRHLWPGSATEGIRMLADDWSRFRARVESLGDEGLLRPMGPRAGAYDHESYLLLALHALDEAAHHAAELGVLRDLYLHAGVAEQTAKSEGLSGGQPPGLWRA; the protein is encoded by the coding sequence ATGACCTCGCCCGGCCCCGTAACCCGCGACCTGCTCGAAACATTCGACGACGTACGGTCCAGAACCCTGGCCCGCCTGGACGGCCTCACCGACGCCGAGTACCTCTGGGAGCCCGTGGCGTCATGCCTGACGCTCCGGACGGCTGCGGACGGGGTGTCCCGGGCCGACCCGCGTCCCGCGCCTGATGTCCAGCCGGCTCCGTTCGCGACGATCGGCTGGCGTATCTGGCACATCGGAGCGGACTGTCTGCGTGCCTACGGCCGCTATTTCGAGGACGAGTTCGAAGCCGGCGACCGACATCTCTGGCCGGGCTCGGCGACCGAAGGCATCCGGATGCTGGCCGACGACTGGTCCCGATTCCGCGCCCGCGTCGAATCCCTCGGCGATGAAGGTCTCCTTCGACCCATGGGCCCCCGCGCCGGTGCCTACGACCATGAGAGCTACCTGCTGCTGGCACTTCACGCCCTGGACGAAGCAGCTCACCATGCGGCCGAACTGGGCGTCCTTCGCGACCTCTATCTCCACGCCGGCGTCGCGGAGCAGACAGCGAAAAGTGAGGGGCTCTCTGGTGGGCAGCCTCCGGGTCTGTGGCGTGCCTGA
- a CDS encoding serine/threonine-protein kinase: MGYGADGTGLPEYIGGYAVERQLGAGGMGTVYLARSRGGRAVAVKVARSELAADPHFRDRFRAEVAAARSVGGFHTAQVVDADPTAAAPWLATAYVPGPTLAALLEAEGPMGEARLRQLGAALAEALVAIHGCGLVHRDLKPGNIIMAADGPRVLDFGIARALESTRLTATGMAFGTPGFLAPEQAEGLEVGGAADVFALGAVLVAAAGGSAFGAGTPMGLMYRSVHAPPDLTAVPEGLRPVLASCLAKDPAQRPTPGRLLDLFAPVVLGGSPTVPVPAPPSYAPFSAVPLHQAPTELAPVGGASEDSDLDFVAVSPESSLLIDATGVAFDSAAGELQFTWTEISTVEYAAEGSKHLRVTVRLHGGATHVCLIAARRRARLQEWLEDLPLILECFL, from the coding sequence ATGGGCTACGGGGCGGACGGTACGGGCCTGCCGGAGTACATCGGCGGGTATGCCGTGGAGCGGCAGCTGGGGGCCGGCGGGATGGGCACCGTGTACCTGGCGCGTTCGCGCGGCGGGCGTGCGGTGGCCGTGAAGGTGGCCCGCTCGGAACTCGCGGCCGACCCGCACTTCCGGGACCGGTTCCGCGCCGAGGTCGCGGCCGCGCGCAGCGTGGGCGGCTTCCACACGGCCCAGGTGGTGGACGCCGACCCGACGGCTGCGGCGCCCTGGCTTGCCACGGCGTACGTTCCCGGGCCCACGCTCGCCGCGCTGCTCGAGGCCGAGGGGCCGATGGGTGAGGCGCGGCTGCGGCAGCTGGGCGCCGCGCTCGCCGAGGCGCTGGTGGCGATCCACGGCTGCGGCCTGGTGCACCGTGATCTGAAGCCCGGGAACATCATCATGGCCGCGGACGGCCCGCGGGTCCTGGACTTCGGTATCGCGCGGGCGCTGGAGTCGACCCGCCTGACGGCCACCGGGATGGCTTTCGGGACGCCGGGGTTCCTGGCGCCCGAACAGGCGGAGGGGCTGGAAGTCGGTGGCGCCGCCGATGTGTTCGCTCTGGGTGCCGTGCTCGTCGCGGCGGCGGGCGGCAGCGCGTTCGGGGCGGGTACGCCGATGGGCCTGATGTACCGGTCCGTGCACGCGCCGCCGGATCTGACCGCGGTGCCGGAGGGCCTGCGGCCGGTCCTGGCGTCGTGTCTGGCCAAGGACCCGGCACAACGGCCCACACCAGGGCGGTTGCTGGACCTGTTCGCCCCGGTGGTCTTGGGCGGCTCCCCGACGGTGCCGGTACCCGCGCCGCCGTCCTATGCCCCGTTCAGTGCCGTCCCGCTGCACCAGGCCCCGACCGAACTCGCCCCCGTGGGCGGTGCGTCGGAGGACTCCGACCTGGACTTCGTCGCGGTTTCCCCGGAGAGTTCACTTCTGATCGACGCCACAGGCGTCGCGTTCGACTCGGCGGCCGGGGAACTGCAGTTCACCTGGACCGAGATCAGCACGGTCGAGTACGCGGCGGAGGGCTCCAAGCACCTCAGGGTCACGGTCCGCCTCCACGGCGGCGCCACCCATGTGTGCCTGATCGCCGCTCGTAGGCGGGCGCGCCTGCAGGAGTGGCTGGAGGACCTGCCGCTGATCCTGGAGTGCTTCCTCTGA